A DNA window from Arachis duranensis cultivar V14167 chromosome 3, aradu.V14167.gnm2.J7QH, whole genome shotgun sequence contains the following coding sequences:
- the LOC107480263 gene encoding BTB/POZ domain-containing protein At2g13690-like: MDYLSSRRDRKLVSRRRTWCCSFTTPPASPENSSFSHTKSPRNKTETLSSLSKHTTLASVPNSPKSPFPIVSRIDPRRILSPGRVSPIDSDPAVTIEPEPELRSASFRAPTAPSFRSSPPEILGSGSSSSSVEGVNKNGFDVRLTLRGKRGSCMVLEVDSGVLSANSEVFADLVGDYKKGLSLKNSSEAPKMCRMEVPAVENLGVFRDTIELMFEDDDDVTKKLIKIGVYRSIDILEVSAGIMFNKGVLSCLKYLEAVPWTEEEEEKLRSLFTRFKFDDATARDILARLYLQDSTDSQFLPNIARQLVWSISTCEDANARTELKSLMKGLLCNHLDISKEDLYAVCRSCLASLVSLFEETSDAIPPRSFLVKTDSSKTLIERISRQVDNINWLLEIMLDGQVADDFVNIWADQQQLVGMHENASPMIRYELSRVSAVLIIAMATRKLQCRLEVRSGLLQAWFRPMLLDFGWLQRCRKGLDMKAMEEAMGQTLLTLPLKQQHVLFMVWFRYFSSHGTECPNLSKAFQIWWRRSFLRGSETYAIESR, translated from the exons ATGGACTACTTGTCGTCCCGTAGAGACCGGAAGCTCGTTTCCCGGCGGCGGACGTGGTGCTGCTCATTTACCACCCCTCCGGCGAGCCCCGAAAACTCTTCATTCTCTCACACCAAATCGCCCCGCAACAAAACCGAAACGCTTTCATCATTATCGAAGCACACCACGCTCGCCTCCGTCCCCAACTCCCCTAAATCCCCCTTCCCCATCGTCTCTCGGATTGACCCTCGCCGGATCCTCTCTCCCGGAAGGGTCTCTCCCATCGACTCCGATCCCGCCGTCACGATTGAGCCCGAACCTGAACTACGATCCGCAAGCTTCCGTGCTCCCACTGCGCCGAGTTTCCGGTCGTCGCCGCCGGAGATTTTGGGCTCAGGTTCCAGTTCCAGTTCTGTTGAAGGAGTCAACAAGAATGGCTTTGATGTGAGATTGACTTTGAGAGGGAAGAGAGGAAGTTGCATGGTTCTGGAGGTTGATTCGGGAGTTCTGAGCGCGAACTCGGAGGTTTTTGCGGATTTGGTTGGCGATTACAAGAAGGGTTTGTCGCTGAAGAATTCGAGTGAAGCACCCAAGATGTGTAGAATGGAGGTTCCTGCAGTTGAGAACTTGGGTGTTTTCAGAGACACCATCGAGCTTATGTTCGAAGATGACGATGATGTCACAAAGAAGCTCATCAAGATTGGAGTCTATCGATCCATTGACATTTTGGAG GTTTCGGCAGGCATCATGTTCAACAAGGGGGTTTTGTCCTGTTTGAAATACCTTGAGGCTGTTCCTTGGacggaggaggaagaggagaaattgAGAAGCCTCTtcacaagatttaagtttgaTGATGCAACTGCAAGAGACATTCTAGCAAGACTGTACTTGCAAGATTCAACGGATTCCCAATTCCTGCCAAATATAGCGCGGCAACTAGTTTGGTCTATCAGCACTTGTGAGGATGCCAATGCAAGAACTGAACTCAAGTCCCTGATGAAGGGTCTTCTGTGTAACCATCTTGACATCAGCAAGGAGGATCTCTATGCTGTTTGCCGCTCATGTCTGGCTTCACTTGTTAGCCTCTTTGAGGAGACGTCTGACGCAATCCCTCCCAGAAGTTTCTTGGTAAAAACAGATTCGAGCAAGACTTTGATTGAGCGAATCTCAAGACAAGTCGATAACATCAACTGGTTGCTAGAAATTATGCTTGATGGGCAAGTAGCAGATGACTTTGTGAATATATGGGCAGATCAGCAGCAACTTGTTGGAATGCATGAAAATGCATCCCCCATGATCAGATACGAACTCAGCCGAGTGTCGGCGGTTCTGATTATTGCCATGGCTACAAGAAAACTACAATGCAGGTTGGAAGTGAGATCAGGGCTTCTCCAAGCATGGTTTAGGCCTATGCTGTTGGACTTTGGTTGGTTACAGAGATGCAGGAAAGGACTTGACATGAAGGCCATGGAGGAGGCCATGGGACAGACACTTCTTACGTTACCTTTGAAGCAACAACATGTGCTGTTTATGGTTTGGTTTAGGTATTTCTCAAGTCATGGCACTGAATGTCCAAATCTAAGCAAGGCATTCCAAATATGGTGGCGCAGATCATTTTTAAGAGGCTCTGAAACTTAtgccattgaatcaagatga
- the LOC107480256 gene encoding uncharacterized protein LOC107480256, protein MEAPMVSIERSSSIEREPRTLSIDQLESARNLAMYILNTKPIEEASRIFTEGLQPVVSAACRMGYTGMDMDPAQELQNMRDDDPAAHDAFRDIASAPF, encoded by the exons ATGGAGGCACCGATGGTATCCATTGAACGGAGTTCATCGATTGAAAGGGAACCCAGAACTCTCAGCATCGACCAACTTGAATCCGCAAGG AATTTAGCGATGTACATATTGAATACAAAGCCTATAGAAGAAGCTTCCAGAATTTTCACAGAG GGTCTACAGCCGGTGGTTAGTGCAGCTTGCCGTATGGGATATACGGGGATGGATATGGATCCTGCCCAAGAATTGCAAAATATGAGAGATGATGACCCTGCTGCACATGATGCTTTCAGGGACATAGCATCTGCACCTTTCTAG